The stretch of DNA gcggcggcaaggacgAGGCCACTCGCAAGTCGCCGCGGGCGTCGCCGTCGAGGCTTGACGACGCCGACCACCCCAAGAACAGCCTCCTGGCGCAAGAGCTCGACGAAGGTGAGGTCCTCTGGCGCGTGCGAAAATTCCATCTCTTGCGAGCAACAGGCATTGTGAAATTCACCCCGGTCGCCTGCAGAGTACCCCAAGGACCGGTCGGATTCGTCCCGGTCGCGCTCCGACGCCAGCCGCGGCAGGGGTgcgcgcagcggcggcgggagtGGCAGCGGCTGCGACAGCGGGGCCGAGaacggcggcgtcggcggcaaCTTCGAGTTCTACAAGGAGGAGAGGGCGGCCCTGCAtccgccggccgcggcggcggtggccgtcTCCGGGCCGTTCTTCCGGCAGGTGCCGTCCAAGTGGAACGACGCGGAGAAGTGGATCGCGGGGCGGCACGTCGTGCACTCCAACCCCATCTTCTCCAAgaagcccgccgccgcgccgccgcacacccccaccgccggcggccgcgtcgCGCCGGAGTCCGCGGCGTCgaagggcggcgccggcgcttgTTGCGACAGCCagagctcccgcggcggcggcggcggtgctgccgTCAGCGCGCTGACCGAGCTGTCGTCCAAGTCCTCATCGCCGTCGTCGGTGAGCGGGCCGGCGAGCAAGCCGCCTCACAAGAAGCTCCGTTTCTCGTCGGCgggcgcgcccgcgcccgcgccgtcgGTGTCCGTGTCGATGCGGGACGTCGGGACGGAGATGACGCCGATCGCGAGCCAGGAGCAGTCGCGGAGCGGCACCCCCGCCGGCGCGGCCACGCCGTCGCTCAGCCcgctctgctcggtgccgtcCAGCCCGAGGGGCGGCAGCGCGTCGGCCTCATCCTCCGCGTCGGAGCGGGAGCTCCGGCTCCGGACGCGGCGGGAGATCGCCGCGCTCGGGCTGCAGCTCGGCAAGATGAACATCGCGTCCTGGGCCAGCAAGGAGGAGGGCCTCCTCGCCGCCCATGCCGCCGCGTCGCCGGAGCATAGCGCCGGAGCCATCGATGAGAAGGAGATCAAGAGGAAGGAGTTCGAAGCGCGCGCCAAGGTCTGGGAAGAGTCCAAGAAGTGTAAACTCGCCTCAAGgtatgaaaaaaaagaaaaaaaaggaatggGAATTCATCGAAAACACTTCAATTGCTGCTCGTAAATTCTTCAAGAACTTTTCGGCTTTTACATTTGACCTCTGAATCTTCTAACGTGCCTGTTGCTGCAGATACCAGAGGAAGGAGGTGAAGATACAAGAGTGGGAGAGCTGCCAGAAATCCAAATTTGAAGCCAAATTGCGGCAGGCTGAGGTCAGTTTCAGTCTTTCAATTCCTGAACTTTATTCATTGTCTGAATGAGCAACAGGTGGTTTGAGAAGTAAAGAAAAGAGTTGCATTGTTCATTGTAACATTCGATGATGCTGACTGACTGAACTGCGCAAACATTTTCTGAAATGTTTCAGGCGCGGGCTGAGCAGATGAAAGCCCGGGCGAAGCAGGACCTGGCCAAGAGTCTGTCCGACCTGAGCCAGAAAGTGGAGGGCAAGCAGGCGAGGgtggaggctcgccggagcctGCAGGCGACACGGCTGGCCCGGGAGGTGGAGCGCATCCGGAAGACCGGCCGTGAGCCGTGCCGGCTCCGGCGGTGCTGTGCCTGGTTCATGCTGTGATCGGCGTAGGTGCTGCAGCTCACTGAAGCCTGATGAAGGCCTCTAATGCATGCATGCTTGGAGTCAGGAAAACAATCATGGCATCAGCTTTGTACATGAAACCATCACCAATCTTCTCAGCCTGTGCTTCTGCACAGGCAGCTATCTGTTGTGGTGGTGTGGATGCCATTGCCATTTGGTTTGGGCTGTGACATGCTCTCACTGAACTTGGGGCTGCAGCTAGCTGATCTAGAACTGGTGTGTTAAGATAGGCTCTTGTTTTAACTGATCAGCATTACAGAAGCAAGAGAAGCCTCAGGGCCCTGTTTGTTGTCACCAAGGATGTCATGAGGATTTAGAGTAAATTCTGAACTAACATCCATCTTGCAAATATTGCCCCGTCATTAGAAGATCGATGGCGAGAGCCTTGTACATGAATTACAGGGTTTATCTGCCGGATGCGGCTGCAAGTTGTGAGAAATGTGGCGATTGCTGCCGTAGATGTTGCCTGCCTTGCGGCCTTAATGTTTCTCAATACAAGCAATAGTAGAAACATCCAACGAACTAGTCTGCTTCATCTGCGAGGGAAATTTCAGAGACGCTATCTTCAGCTGTTAAGATAAGGCAATGGCCATGCAGACCTCTAATGATTTGATTTGATTTGAACTGTAAACTGTTTGAATCATCAGGACGATGTGGGCCAATCAATGAAAATTGTCCGGAATTTTGAACTGTTAAGATGAGTCCAACTTTCTTAATGGCACCACATGGATCTGATAAAGATGCTCAGTGACCCACCTAAAAAGGTACCTGTCTCCTACACTACATACAGAGGTAcggttcgtttcctaccctctaaactttagacctgtcatatcaaagagaatcttgctatttagaagtattaaataaaatctgtttataaaactttttgcacagctgggtgctaattcgcgagacaaattaaTGAGCCTagttaatccataatttgccacagtgatgctacagtaatcgtccgctaatcatggactaatatacctcattagattcgtctcgcgaattagccctgaggttctgcaattagttttgtaattagactttatttaatacttctaaatgataagattctctttgatatgaTCCCTCTTTAGGctccaggaaacgaacacacccttagcaTAAAACCACCACCCTCCATAAACCATGCAAATTGGCATGAATCCCGGCAGATTAACAGGTCAAAGCCTAGGCCACCGACTAGTACTTCTCTTAAAAACGAAAAAAAGCGAGTAATGATTTCTTGGTCCGTCAATCGAAGTCGTAATCGAAATCGGATGACCATATATTAAGTTAAAATAATTTCTTGGTCCGTCAATCAGAGCCATAATCGAAATCCGGTGACCATATATTAAGTTAATTAAGGATCCGAAATTATTTAAAATTAGTGCTTGACACATACTATTTTATTATAAAATACATTATATGCTAACAGTAGCGTTTTTAACCGTAGCAACACACCGGCGTATATGCTAATGAGTTATAAAGAAGACAAAATTTTGCCTTGGTTGACATGCAGCAAGTTCAAACGACCGCAATTTGAGGGGGAAATTGAGGAAGGAGACAAGTTTGAATGGTTTAGGCTCCACATGGAACCATCAGTTTTAGATATATGTATATAGCTACAGGACTAGGTCACCTCCACAGTGAGTGCCTGCATTCATACTTCCATAGAGCAATTCTTGCCTGCCATCTAGAGCTTAGGCTAGGGCTATCACATAGCTACACCGGCTGTTGTACAACATGTTCATTACCATAGTGATACAATGGATCATCTAGCTATATTAACGACTAGGTTATTCCTTGCGAAGAGACTAGAGAGAAGATCACAGGAAATGCAATGGCTTGTGGATGGCAATCCTGCAGTGCTGAATTGCTGGTTTGGTCTGGATTCCGGTCTTCATCTCAGTAGTCCAGGGGCACCACAGGTGCAATGCTGCCGGTGAGGTGCTGCATGCTGTGGCTTGCAGAATAGTCATCGCAGGCATTGCCCTGTAGCATCGTCGCTCCATGTGTAGACAGAAGGTCATCCCTGCCACGGACCATCTGCTGAACGTCTTGTGGTGAGAGGATCTTTATGCACCACACGCTATTCACAAACTCCCTGGAAAATGTGCATACAAAGATCATTGTTACTTGAATGAAAATTCAGACAGAATGAATTCATGAGTCCGGAAGAGGAGCAGAGCTCTGGATGCACATACTGCCACGGGTCGTCGCCGACGAGAAGAATGTCATTTTCCCGGTCGACGAATACAAGCTGCCAGCCTGATCTTACAGGGTCCTCCAGTTGGCCTTCAAGACCAAATAATCGCTCCAGCTCACTACGTAACTCGTAGTAGCTGCTGaatctggtgatatcgagcgatctCCCGAGGGACCCTGATTTGTAAACCTAGGGTGGAAATAAAAAGGCAACAGAGGTCATCAAAAGGATGTGATTGCTAATCCAAGCATCTAATGCTCATTCTCAAGTACAGCACTTTAACATGCAATTGACTGCTTAGCTACCATCAACCCACTAAAAATGGTCTTTCGACTCCACAAAGTAAAGTCTATTGCAGATACCTACCTCACAAGCTCTCTTATCAATTTAAAGGAATACCAAGCAAGCAGGAAACACATACCTTCACAAAGGTTCCACCTTGTGATGGGTTCACGCCACAAACATCATTGAGAGAATTGAAGGTTCCTGATTCACCCAAACAACTGGAAGTTGCTAAGGAGTTTTCAGGTAGCAAATTTACATCACTATATCTCAATGAAGCTATGGTTATCGCATCAGTTCCACTGCCAACACCATCACCCCTGACAGTTGTCATGCCATCATGGATTGCAAATGATGAAGAAAGCAGGTGACTCTGAACATTTGTACTAAGTGCCTGGGCACTAGAACCGTCTCTTGCTGATAGTGGTGCCAAGGTACCAGAATTCTGAGATACATTACTCTGGTGACTCACTTTCTCAAGCTTGTGCTGCACGGATTGAGCTTCAAGATTAGCAAGGGGTTCCACAGCCAACCTTTTTGAAGGCCATCCCTCTGATGCCATTAATTGGCCGCTTCGAGGCAGATTAAGAAGGTTTGAGGCTTCTTGGCTTGAAAAGTTATGGAAACTGTTATGCAGATGCAGACCTGGACCACTGTTCCCTTCAAATATGTTCTGCTGGTAGAACGAGGACCCAGGAAGCAAAGAAGACTGTGATTGAGAAGCAGAAACAGCCTCGGACATGCTAGAAGCTACATTGGTAATATCATGACAACTAGATGAGAGGTGCTGTTGCATGTCCTGATGAGATTGTTGTTGCAGAACTTGCTGtgtttgctgctgctgctgctgcggtggcggCTCCTGCTGCTTTTGCAGGTGCAGCTGCTGCAGCTGACTTTGAAGGAACCCAGAGTTTCCTGTGTTCTGACCATAACCTTGCTGCACAGCTTGCAGGGGTGACTGCTGGGATTGGAATTGTATCTGCTGTAGAACAGGATTTCCATACAGAGGATCTAACACACCATTCAAATTTTGAGTCTGTTGGACTGCCAGGAGAGAAGATGTCTGCTTCAAATGATCCCCACCTCTAATTTCTTCCAGTGCAGCAGCAGCCATCTGCTGGTAAGTATCTGGCTTCAGACCCAGCAATGGATAATCTATTCTTGGCTGAAGCCATGGTGACACTCCAAGTCCCTGGAAGTTCAAAGACTGGGACCCTCTGCTTCCATCTCGAAGCCACATGAGAGAAGAATAACGAGCAAACTCATCACTCCTCCCGCCTGCACATACAAAGAGAAAATGGTTAAGAGAAAAGACTGAAAGGAATTTTTACAATGAATACCAGTCTTCTGGTCAACAATCAGTCTACCATTGAACATGGGTAGTCCTGAAGCCCACGGACGCTTAAGTCTTAATGGAAAGGCAGTAGGGTACATCGGAAAGGTTGTCAATGGCTCAATCTCCCAGAGTGAAACTCTTGGTTGCTTATCACCAGCTGTAGACTCATCCCAACCAACCTAAAGTATCACACCCAAAGGGGAAGGAACCATCATTAAAATGCAAAAGTGTTCTCACAAAGGGAAACATAAAGCATGCGACAGAAAATTGGCAGAGAAAGCTGAACAATTAGAAATTGAACTAAACATGATAATGACAATGCTTTCTAATGACAGTTTTCAAAAGAATTCACCTTCACAGAACGCCAGTGTGAGTTTGGCCATCGCTCCGAGTCCAGATCACTTATGCCTGTGATCGTACCCATGTATCTGAAAAAAGAGGCAACCATAAGATGTGCATTGTTGTCACCTTTTCATGCCGTGTACACAGTTTCAACTCACCGCCTGACACTTGATTCCTCTGTCTCAAAAAGCATTCGAAATCGCATTCCAACAGACACACGTGTGTGGTAAACAGCTTTCACATACTTAGCCAGTGGTATGACAAACTCAGAAGGGCTAGCCCTGATAAAAGATGACCATGTTAATTAACCGCAGAAGCAAGGTGAGCAAGTATAATATGGTGAGATCATAGTATACATACCGAGGATTGTAGAAAATAGTGAAACGACTGTTTGTGGCCGCAGCATGAGCTGCTGCTGCAAGAAGACCAATATGCATGCTATCGCTTGATAGCACAGACGAGGGCATAACAGTCTGTGGACGATTTGCACGACGAATTCCCAAAAGAAGTTGGTTATTGTCGTTCCTGGTTAGAAAACAAAAAGGTTTTACCCCATCTGCAACATGTGCAACCTTGACTTTC from Panicum hallii strain FIL2 chromosome 3, PHallii_v3.1, whole genome shotgun sequence encodes:
- the LOC112885469 gene encoding auxin response factor 25-like → MNLSPSKMAEPSPESDGEQRCLNSELWHACAGPLVSLPMVGSRVVYFPQGHSEQVAASTNKEVDAQIPNYPNLPPQLICQLHNVTMHADVETEEVYAQMTLQPLSPEEQKEPFLPIELGAGSKQPTNYFCKTLTASDTSTHGGFSVPRRAAEKVFPPLDFSQQPPVQELIARDLHDNEWKFRHIFRGQPKRHLLTTGWSVFVSAKRLVAGDSIIFIWNDNNQLLLGIRRANRPQTVMPSSVLSSDSMHIGLLAAAAHAAATNSRFTIFYNPRASPSEFVIPLAKYVKAVYHTRVSVGMRFRMLFETEESSVRRYMGTITGISDLDSERWPNSHWRSVKVGWDESTAGDKQPRVSLWEIEPLTTFPMYPTAFPLRLKRPWASGLPMFNGGRSDEFARYSSLMWLRDGSRGSQSLNFQGLGVSPWLQPRIDYPLLGLKPDTYQQMAAAALEEIRGGDHLKQTSSLLAVQQTQNLNGVLDPLYGNPVLQQIQFQSQQSPLQAVQQGYGQNTGNSGFLQSQLQQLHLQKQQEPPPQQQQQQTQQVLQQQSHQDMQQHLSSSCHDITNVASSMSEAVSASQSQSSLLPGSSFYQQNIFEGNSGPGLHLHNSFHNFSSQEASNLLNLPRSGQLMASEGWPSKRLAVEPLANLEAQSVQHKLEKVSHQSNVSQNSGTLAPLSARDGSSAQALSTNVQSHLLSSSFAIHDGMTTVRGDGVGSGTDAITIASLRYSDVNLLPENSLATSSCLGESGTFNSLNDVCGVNPSQGGTFVKVYKSGSLGRSLDITRFSSYYELRSELERLFGLEGQLEDPVRSGWQLVFVDRENDILLVGDDPWQEFVNSVWCIKILSPQDVQQMVRGRDDLLSTHGATMLQGNACDDYSASHSMQHLTGSIAPVVPLDY
- the LOC112887518 gene encoding uncharacterized protein LOC112887518, yielding MGYERIHKVQMGVISPTKLRMKLLGSHGGGGGKDEATRKSPRASPSRLDDADHPKNSLLAQELDEEYPKDRSDSSRSRSDASRGRGARSGGGSGSGCDSGAENGGVGGNFEFYKEERAALHPPAAAAVAVSGPFFRQVPSKWNDAEKWIAGRHVVHSNPIFSKKPAAAPPHTPTAGGRVAPESASSSPSSVSGPASKPPHKKLRFSSAGAPAPAPSVSVSMRDVGTEMTPIASQEQSRSGTPAGAATPSLSPLCSVPSSPRGGSASASSSASERELRLRTRREIAALGLQLGKMNIASWASKEEGLLAAHAAASPEHSAGAIDEKEIKRKEFEARAKVWEESKKCKLASRYQRKEVKIQEWESCQKSKFEAKLRQAEARAEQMKARAKQDLAKSLSDLSQKVEGKQARVEARRSLQATRLAREVERIRKTGREPCRLRRCCAWFML